One Calditrichia bacterium DNA window includes the following coding sequences:
- a CDS encoding ABC transporter ATP-binding protein: MFSIEKLQHNYAGQSTLKFPDIHAKQSERWLLLGNSGSGKTTLLHVLGGLLNPSAGSASVAGQDLAKLSGAALDRFRGQKIGIVFQQLHLIPSLTVMQNLLVANYLAGVKQDQKYAGEILSQLGIAGKAGAFPSELSVGQQQRVAIARAVINRPEVLLADEPTAALDDRNCDRVLNLLMEQAGQCNATLFIATHDKRIRDHFKHQISLENA, from the coding sequence ATGTTCTCAATTGAAAAATTGCAACACAACTATGCAGGGCAATCGACCTTGAAATTTCCTGATATTCACGCCAAACAGAGCGAGCGCTGGCTGTTGCTCGGAAATTCAGGTAGTGGAAAAACAACGCTATTACATGTTTTGGGTGGTTTGCTCAATCCGTCAGCCGGTTCTGCTTCCGTTGCCGGGCAAGATTTGGCGAAGTTATCCGGCGCAGCGCTGGACCGGTTTCGCGGGCAAAAAATCGGGATCGTGTTTCAGCAACTGCACCTGATTCCCAGCCTGACGGTGATGCAAAATTTGCTCGTTGCCAACTATTTGGCAGGTGTCAAACAGGATCAAAAATATGCCGGGGAAATTTTGTCGCAACTTGGTATCGCCGGGAAAGCCGGGGCTTTTCCGAGCGAATTGAGCGTCGGGCAGCAGCAACGGGTGGCAATTGCCCGGGCTGTCATCAATCGCCCGGAAGTATTGTTGGCGGACGAACCCACCGCTGCCCTCGATGATCGAAATTGCGATCGCGTGCTCAATTTATTGATGGAACAGGCGGGGCAGTGCAACGCCACGCTGTTTATCGCCACGCATGACAAACGCATCCGCGATCATTTTAAACATCAAATTTCACTGGAAAACGCATGA
- a CDS encoding transcriptional repressor, with protein MKSVETFIKSCRERGLNVTYQRILIYKALKDTKSHPTAEDIYKTVKVEYPSISLATVYKTLETLSDNGLLSKVTELNDLARYDADIDPHHHLLCKKCKKVMDVHDDTLNAIPIPENNNFEIEGYKILFEGTCPECKKSDKKTNSANDAEPVTFCGRSKISQHTSD; from the coding sequence TGAATGTTACTTACCAGCGAATTTTGATTTACAAAGCGCTGAAAGACACAAAATCGCACCCGACCGCTGAAGACATTTATAAAACCGTAAAAGTTGAGTATCCTTCTATTTCGCTGGCAACGGTTTACAAAACACTTGAAACTTTGTCCGATAACGGGCTTCTCTCAAAAGTAACAGAATTGAATGATTTGGCGAGATACGATGCTGATATCGACCCACACCACCACCTCTTGTGCAAAAAATGCAAAAAAGTAATGGACGTTCACGACGACACGCTGAATGCCATTCCCATTCCGGAAAATAACAATTTTGAAATTGAGGGATACAAAATATTGTTTGAAGGAACGTGTCCAGAATGCAAAAAATCGGACAAAAAAACAAATTCTGCCAATGACGCCGAGCCGGTCACATTTTGCGGGCGATCGAAAATCTCCCAACATACCTCGGATTAA
- a CDS encoding ABC transporter permease, with protein MNLLTITFSYIRKRKLGTLLNVLLLALGVGTIVVLLLFNHQMEENLSRNAKGIDAVVGAKGSPLQLILSSVYHLDVPTGNIALSDVAPLLQNPAIKSAIPLALGDSYNGFRIVGTSQELLALYETQPQTGRTWESPLEVVVGATIAREAKLDIGAEITSAHGLSEDGDAHDEHHLTVVGILPKSGTALDRLVLTDVRTVWLLHHDEENAAHADSAAQLPLSNRLGFAIHPDDSLQQITALLVKYSSPMAAALFPRFVNAQTNMQAASPAFETARLFDLFGVGVTALQAFGFVLIITAALSVFIALYNALKERRYDLAIMRTLGASREKIFWQMIQESILLSLMGVIAGLLLGHIATEMLGKWLAAARQIELTGWLFLSEEWAILILAIAIGILAAIIPAVLAYRTDISKVLAKG; from the coding sequence ATGAATCTGCTTACGATTACTTTTTCATATATTCGCAAACGAAAACTGGGCACGTTGCTGAATGTGCTGTTGCTGGCGTTGGGTGTCGGCACAATTGTGGTGCTGTTGCTGTTCAATCATCAAATGGAAGAAAATTTATCGCGGAACGCGAAGGGCATCGATGCGGTTGTCGGTGCAAAAGGCAGCCCGCTGCAATTGATTTTGTCCAGCGTATATCATTTGGATGTGCCGACCGGCAACATCGCGCTTTCGGATGTAGCGCCGTTGCTGCAAAATCCGGCGATAAAATCTGCCATTCCGCTGGCGTTGGGTGATAGTTACAATGGTTTTCGGATTGTCGGAACGTCGCAAGAATTGCTGGCGCTGTACGAAACGCAGCCGCAAACCGGACGCACCTGGGAATCGCCGCTGGAAGTAGTGGTCGGTGCGACAATCGCCCGGGAGGCAAAACTGGACATCGGCGCGGAAATTACCAGCGCTCACGGTCTCTCCGAAGATGGTGACGCACACGATGAACATCACTTGACCGTTGTCGGAATTTTGCCGAAAAGCGGCACCGCGCTCGACCGGCTGGTGCTCACAGATGTTCGAACGGTTTGGCTGCTCCATCACGATGAAGAAAATGCGGCACATGCCGATTCTGCGGCGCAGCTGCCGCTTTCAAATCGACTGGGTTTTGCCATCCACCCGGATGATTCGCTGCAGCAAATTACTGCGTTACTCGTCAAATACAGTTCACCGATGGCTGCCGCGCTTTTTCCGCGATTTGTGAACGCCCAAACCAACATGCAAGCTGCATCTCCGGCGTTCGAAACTGCGCGATTGTTTGACCTGTTTGGCGTTGGCGTTACCGCGTTGCAGGCATTTGGGTTTGTGCTGATAATTACCGCAGCGTTGAGCGTGTTCATCGCGTTATACAACGCGTTAAAAGAGCGACGGTACGATCTCGCAATTATGCGAACACTCGGCGCATCCCGCGAAAAAATTTTCTGGCAAATGATTCAGGAAAGCATTTTGCTCTCGCTGATGGGCGTGATCGCCGGGTTGTTGCTGGGGCATATTGCAACGGAAATGCTGGGCAAATGGCTCGCGGCTGCCCGCCAAATTGAACTTACCGGATGGCTATTCTTGAGCGAAGAGTGGGCAATTTTGATTCTGGCGATCGCAATCGGGATTCTGGCTGCGATTATTCCGGCGGTGCTGGCGTATCGCACGGATATCTCCAAAGTGCTCGCAAAAGGCTGA
- a CDS encoding dihydrodipicolinate synthase family protein, producing MATKWEGVYPAVTTKFTADFKLDHPAMEKNFQAQLDAGVHGLICCGSLGENGVLSAEEKIEVLKTAVNVSAGKVPVILTIAETTTAAACEMAKQGVKNGADGFMLLPPMRYTSDERETVVFLEAVAAVSERPIMIYNNPVAYNIDVTPQMFADLAKNDTFVALKESSDNVRRITDIKNYCGDRYQIFTGVDNLALESLLMGADGWVAGLVCAFPRETVVIYELAKQNRIAEALEIYRWFKPVLDLDVSTKLVQNIKLAEQMTGLGNENVRPPRLPLIGEERQNVVQTLQKALETRPIMPKL from the coding sequence ATGGCAACAAAATGGGAAGGCGTATATCCTGCTGTTACTACTAAGTTTACGGCTGATTTTAAATTGGATCATCCGGCGATGGAAAAGAATTTCCAGGCGCAACTGGATGCCGGCGTTCACGGATTGATTTGCTGCGGATCACTCGGCGAAAACGGTGTGTTGAGCGCCGAAGAAAAAATAGAAGTTTTGAAAACTGCTGTGAATGTGAGCGCCGGAAAAGTGCCGGTGATTTTGACCATCGCCGAAACCACAACCGCCGCAGCCTGCGAAATGGCAAAACAGGGTGTAAAAAACGGCGCTGACGGATTTATGCTGCTGCCGCCAATGCGCTACACATCAGACGAGCGGGAAACCGTCGTATTCTTGGAAGCTGTCGCAGCCGTTTCCGAACGCCCGATCATGATTTACAACAATCCAGTTGCCTATAATATTGATGTAACCCCGCAAATGTTTGCAGACCTGGCAAAAAATGACACATTTGTTGCGCTGAAAGAATCATCCGACAATGTGCGACGGATTACGGACATCAAAAATTATTGCGGCGATCGCTACCAGATTTTTACCGGCGTCGATAACCTCGCGTTGGAAAGTTTGCTGATGGGTGCCGATGGCTGGGTTGCCGGACTGGTTTGCGCATTCCCCCGGGAAACTGTTGTTATTTATGAACTTGCGAAACAAAATCGTATTGCTGAGGCGCTCGAAATTTACCGTTGGTTCAAACCGGTGCTCGATCTGGATGTTTCCACAAAACTCGTCCAAAACATCAAACTCGCAGAACAAATGACCGGATTGGGCAACGAAAACGTTCGTCCGCCGCGATTGCCGCTCATCGGGGAGGAACGGCAAAATGTTGTTCAAACATTGCAAAAAGCGCTGGAAACTCGCCCAATTATGCCGAAACTGTAA
- the fbp gene encoding class 1 fructose-bisphosphatase: MSSFVMTLNRHIMKQERMFPQATGSFTRLLSDIALAAKVISYQVNKAGLLDILGSLDSENVFGERQQKLDVFANEAMIRSLRFGGSLCAMASEEEETYIEINDESLKGKYICCFDPLDGSSNIDVNVSIGTIFTIFRRITPDSSPVTMEDMLQPGYSQVCAGYILYGSSTMLVYTTGNGVYGFTLDPIYGSFILSHPKMTIPTKGNIYSINESNFEFWDEGIRNYVRWAKRFGDEGKPMNGRYIGSLVADFHRTLLKGGVFLYPSDHKKPGNEKGKLRLMYEANPLALICYQAGGRASDGHRRILDIQPEDLHQRTPLIIGSRKDVETVEEFVQGHRVE, from the coding sequence ATGAGCAGCTTTGTCATGACGCTGAACCGACACATCATGAAACAGGAACGTATGTTCCCGCAGGCAACCGGTTCATTTACGCGACTGCTGTCAGATATTGCGCTGGCTGCAAAAGTCATTTCCTACCAGGTTAACAAGGCAGGGCTACTGGATATTTTGGGCAGTCTTGATAGCGAAAATGTATTTGGCGAACGTCAGCAAAAGTTGGATGTGTTTGCCAACGAAGCGATGATCCGCTCGCTCCGTTTTGGCGGTTCGCTTTGCGCAATGGCTTCGGAGGAGGAAGAAACCTACATCGAAATCAACGATGAAAGCCTGAAAGGCAAATATATTTGCTGTTTCGATCCACTGGATGGCTCCTCAAATATCGATGTCAACGTTAGCATTGGCACAATTTTTACTATTTTCCGGCGAATTACCCCCGATTCCAGTCCGGTGACAATGGAAGACATGCTTCAGCCCGGATATTCGCAGGTTTGCGCGGGTTATATTTTATACGGTTCCAGCACGATGCTGGTTTATACCACCGGAAATGGCGTTTACGGCTTTACGCTGGACCCCATTTACGGCAGTTTTATTTTATCGCACCCCAAAATGACCATTCCCACAAAAGGCAATATTTACAGCATCAACGAAAGCAATTTTGAGTTTTGGGATGAAGGGATTCGCAATTATGTGCGTTGGGCGAAACGGTTTGGCGATGAAGGCAAGCCGATGAACGGGCGCTACATCGGTTCGTTGGTCGCGGATTTTCACCGGACGTTGCTGAAAGGCGGGGTATTTCTTTATCCCAGCGACCACAAAAAACCCGGCAACGAAAAAGGCAAACTCCGTTTGATGTACGAAGCGAATCCGCTCGCACTAATCTGCTATCAGGCCGGCGGACGCGCCAGCGATGGTCATCGCAGAATTCTCGATATTCAACCGGAAGATTTGCACCAACGAACCCCGCTGATTATTGGTAGCCGGAAAGATGTTGAAACGGTTGAGGAATTTGTTCAAGGGCATCGGGTCGAATAA
- a CDS encoding GyrI-like domain-containing protein, which translates to MPTTHSLNLHEFSRVTGLSVAAAERYFAGGILPQIGVEQKIRANQISCGRLVFRLLQQGFSHEMITRILSIISDSTDCFATLSQRLPEMQRLFSNDPGGSEKLATLIKKEDDIRTELLANKMIIETKTAPAILAACIRFSGNAHDTGLCLGILNRKMAGNIAGKPFCLFYDAGILPGKSDIEACIPVHKNIAADAVIVREIPEMTGFAIHFSGSYELSGRAYERLFTHFSSHQTEYKLPFCETYLKGSGMAMQGNPASQKTEIFIPIAE; encoded by the coding sequence TTGCCAACAACCCATTCGTTAAATTTACATGAGTTTTCCCGCGTTACCGGACTCAGCGTTGCTGCTGCTGAGCGTTATTTTGCCGGTGGCATTTTGCCCCAAATCGGTGTGGAACAAAAGATTCGAGCCAATCAAATTTCATGCGGGCGACTGGTTTTCCGGTTACTGCAGCAGGGATTTTCCCATGAAATGATCACCCGGATTTTATCGATTATTTCGGACAGCACGGATTGTTTTGCAACGCTTTCCCAACGGTTGCCTGAAATGCAACGGTTATTTTCAAACGATCCGGGCGGGTCCGAAAAGCTGGCAACCCTCATCAAAAAGGAGGATGACATTCGTACGGAATTGCTCGCCAACAAAATGATAATTGAAACAAAAACAGCTCCGGCAATTCTGGCAGCCTGCATTCGCTTCAGTGGAAATGCACACGATACCGGGTTGTGCCTGGGAATCCTGAATCGCAAAATGGCAGGAAATATCGCCGGAAAACCGTTTTGCCTTTTTTATGATGCGGGCATTTTGCCGGGAAAATCGGATATCGAAGCCTGCATTCCCGTTCACAAAAACATCGCGGCAGACGCTGTTATCGTCCGGGAAATACCGGAAATGACAGGGTTTGCAATTCATTTTTCGGGTAGCTACGAATTGTCCGGGCGGGCGTATGAGCGACTGTTTACGCACTTTTCATCACACCAAACTGAATATAAACTACCGTTTTGCGAAACTTACCTCAAAGGCTCCGGAATGGCAATGCAGGGAAACCCGGCTTCCCAAAAAACAGAAATTTTTATTCCGATTGCTGAATGA